The sequence AGGTAAAAGAGATTTGTTTTCTTTTTTTCTTTTTTTACCATAAAAATTCTCACCAGACATTGCAACATATTCAGTAGTTTTTGTTACGCCATCTTTAGTGGTTTGAGATATGGAAACTCTATCAATATCTTCAAAAAGAATTTTTTCAAATTTTTTAGTTCCATTTGGTTTGATTTTTACATTATCCACAGAGCCTCTTCCATTCCAAAAATAATTTGGGATATCATTACTAAAAAGAGATTTGATATAAATTAAAGGATCAACTCTATCAAATATCGGTGCGGTATAAAAATTTTTTACGTTCCCCGTTATTTTTGAACCATCTTTTTTATAAACAACTCCTATTTTTTTAGTTCTTGAATTACTTTGCGCAAAAGTTGATAAAGAATTTGAAAGTGTTAAAAAAGAAAATAAGAATAATAAAGTAATTTTTTTCATTAGTTAATTTACGGTTAATTAGTTGGCAAATATAAAAGAAAAATGTTACGTTTTTAAACACTTTAAAACATTTAAGTGATAGGTTTTTTTGTATTTTTGATATCATAAAAAATTGATGTAAATGGAAGAAGAATTTGTGGTTCTTGTTAACCAAAATGACGAGCAAATTGGTTTGATGGCAAAACTAGAAGCACATGAAAAAGCATTACTTCATCGAGCTTTTTCTGTATTTGTATTAAACGAAAAGAATGAAATTATGTTGCAGCAACGTGCAAAGGATAAATATCATTCTCCTTTATTATGGACAAATACATGCTGCAGTCATCAAAGAGAAAACGAATCGAATTTAGAAGCAGGTAGAAGACGTTTAAAAGAAGAAATGGGATTTGAAACATCTCTGGTAGAGCTTTTTTCTTTTATTTACAAAGCGCCTTTTGATAATGGTTTAACAGAACATGAATTTGACCATGTGATGATAGGTTATTATAATGACGAACCTGTGATTAATAGAGAAGAGGTTGAATCCTGGAAATGGATGTCAATTGAGAATGTTAAATCTGATATGCAAATAAATCCAGCAATATATACAGAATGGTTTAAAATTATTTTTGAAAAATTTTATCATCATATCGAAGCTCAAAAAAGATAAATTATGAAAGTTACTGTTAGCAGAAAAGCCCATTTTAATGCTGCGCATCGATTGTTTCGAAAAGATTGGTCTGATGAAAAAAATCAAATGGTGTTTGGTAAATGTAATAATCCAAATTTCCATGGTCATAACTACGAATTAATTGTTGAAGTTACTGGAAATGTCAATAAAGAAACGGGGTATGTAATTGACATGAAAATTCTAAGCGATATTATTTATGAAGAGATTGAAGTCGCTTTTGATCACAAGAATTTGAATTTAGATGTACCAGAATTTACAGAGTTAATTCCGACTGCCGAACATATTGCTTATGTTATTTGGAATAAAATTAGAAAACGAATTGAATTAAAATACGAATTAAATATAATTCTGTATGAAACTCCTAGAAACTTTGTTTCATATTCTGGTTTGTAAAACAATTAACAATCTTTACGAAAGATTTTCGTAACTTGCACTCTTGTTTAAACGGCAACGAAAAAAAATAATTAGAAGTTATTAATTTGAATTCAAATAGCAACAATATAAATATATTAGATTCTAAAGAAGTATTTATTGCTTATCCTTTATTATTTAAACCCATT comes from Flavobacterium sp. I3-2 and encodes:
- the idi gene encoding isopentenyl-diphosphate Delta-isomerase, coding for MEEEFVVLVNQNDEQIGLMAKLEAHEKALLHRAFSVFVLNEKNEIMLQQRAKDKYHSPLLWTNTCCSHQRENESNLEAGRRRLKEEMGFETSLVELFSFIYKAPFDNGLTEHEFDHVMIGYYNDEPVINREEVESWKWMSIENVKSDMQINPAIYTEWFKIIFEKFYHHIEAQKR
- a CDS encoding 6-pyruvoyl trahydropterin synthase family protein; amino-acid sequence: MKVTVSRKAHFNAAHRLFRKDWSDEKNQMVFGKCNNPNFHGHNYELIVEVTGNVNKETGYVIDMKILSDIIYEEIEVAFDHKNLNLDVPEFTELIPTAEHIAYVIWNKIRKRIELKYELNIILYETPRNFVSYSGL